A region of Macaca thibetana thibetana isolate TM-01 chromosome 20, ASM2454274v1, whole genome shotgun sequence DNA encodes the following proteins:
- the LOC126944267 gene encoding NADH dehydrogenase [ubiquinone] 1 alpha subcomplex subunit 3-like → MATRLSIFLKISWAREPVLVGSFIIWSLAVILPPLSPYTKYSTMINEAMPYNYPVPVCDDGNTPDVPSHPQDPQGPSLEWLKKL, encoded by the coding sequence ATGGCCACGAGACTTAGCATTTTCCTCAAGATTTCCTGGGCCAGGGAGCCAGTGCTGGTCGGATCCTTCATCATCTGGAGCCTTGCTGTAATTCTACCCCCACTTAGCCCCTACACCAAGTACTCTACCATGATCAATGAGGCAATGCCCTACAACTACCCAGTGCCTGTCTGCGATGATGGGAACACGCCCGACGTGCCCAGCCACCCCCAGGACCCCCAAGGCCCCAGTTTGGAGTGGCTGAAGAAATTGTGA
- the FUS gene encoding RNA-binding protein FUS isoform X2 produces the protein MASNDYTQQATQSYGAYPTQPGQGYSQQSSQPYGQQSYSGYSQSTDTSGYGQSSYSSYGQSQSTGYGTQSAPQGYGSTGGYGSSQSSQSSYGQQSSYPGYGQQPTPSSTSGSYGSSSQTSSYGQPPSGGYGQQPSYGGQQQSYGQQQSYNPPQGYGQQNQYNSSSSGSGGGGSYGQDQSSMSGGGSGGGGGGGGGGSGGGGGYGNQDQSGGGGGGYGQQDRGGRGRGGSSGGGGGGGGYNRSSGGYEPRGRGGGRGGRGGMGGSDRGGFNKFGGPRDQGSRHDSEQDNSDNNTIFVQGLGENVTIESVADYFKQIGIIKTNKKTGQPMINLYTDRETGKLKGEATVSFDDPPSAKAAIDWFDGKEFSGNPIKVSFATRRADFNRGGGNGRGGRGRGGPMGRGGYGGGGSGGGGRGGFPSGGGGGGGQQRAGDWKCPNPTCENMNFSWRNECNQCKAPKPDGPGGGPGGSHMGGNYGDDRRGGRGGYDRGGYRGRGGDRGGFRGGRGGGDRGGFGPGKMDSRGEHRQDRRERPY, from the exons ATGGCCTCAAACG attatACCCAACAAGCAACCCAAAG CTATGGGGCCTACCccacccagcctgggcagggcTATTCCCAGCAGAGCAGTCAGCCCTACGGACAGCAGAGTTACAGCGGTTACAGTCAGTCCACGGACACTTCAGGCTATGGCCAGAGCAGCTATTCTTCTTACGGCCAGAGCCAGAGCA CAGGCTATGGAACTCAGTCAGCTCCCCAGGGATATGGCTCGACTGGCGGCTATGGCAGTAGCCAGAGCTCCCAATCTTCTTATGGGCAGCAGTCCTCCTACCCTGGCTATGGCCAGCAGCCAACTCCCAGCAGCACCTCGGGAAG tTACGGTAGCAGTTCTCAGACCAGCAGCTATGGGCAGCCCCCGAGTGGGGGCTACGGCCAGCAGCCTAGCTATGGTGGACAGCAGCAAAGCTATGGACAGCAGCAAAGCTATAATCCCCCTCAGGGCTATGGACAGCAGAACCAgtacaacagcagcagcagtggtagtggaggtggag GTAGCTATGGCCAAGATCAATCCTCCAtgagtggtggtggtagtggcggcggcggcggcggtggtggcggcggcagtggtggtggtggtggttacgGCAATCAAGACCAGAGTGGTGGAGGCGGCGGTGGCTACGGACAGCAGGACCGTGGAGGCCGTGGCAGGGGTGGCAGCAGTGGTGGCGGCGGCGGTGGTGGTGGTTACAACCGCAGCAGTGGTGGCTATGAACCCAGAGGTCGTGGAGGTGGccgtggaggcagaggtggcatgGG CGGAAGTGACCGTGGTGGCTTCAATAAATTTGGTG GCCCTCGGGACCAAGGATCACGTCATGACTCCG AACAGGATAATTCAGACAACAACACCATCTTTGTGCAAGGCCTGGGTGAGAATGTTACAATTGAGTCTGTGGCTGATTACTTCAAGCAGATTGGTATTATTAAG ACAAACAAGAAAACGGGACAGCCCATGATTAATTTGTACACAGACAGGGAGACTGGCAAGCTGAAGGGAGAGGCAACGGTCTCTTTTGATGACCCACCTTCCGCTAAAGCAGCTATTGACTGGTTTGATG GTAAAGAATTCTCCGGAAATCCTATCAAGGTCTCATTTGCTACTCGCCGGGCAGACTTTAATCGGGGTGGTGGCAATGGTCGTGGAGGCCGAGGGCGAGGAG GACCCATGGGCCGTGGAGGCTAtggaggtggtggcagtggtggtggtggccggGGAGGATTTCCCAGTGGAGGTGGTGGCGGTGGAGGACAGCAGCGAGCTGGTGACTGGAAGTGTCCTAATCC CACCTGTGAGAATATGAACTTCTCTTGGAGGAATGAATGCAACCAGTGTAAGGCCCCTAAACCAGATGGCCCAGGAGGGGGACCAGGTGGCTCTCACATGG GGGGAAACTACGGGGATGATCGTCGTGGTGGCAGAGGAGGCTATGATCGAGGCGGCTACCGGGGCCGCGGAGGGGACCGTGGAGGCTTCCGAGGGGGCCGGGGTGGTGGGGACAGAGGCGGCTTTGGCCCTGGCAAGATGGATTCCAG gggtgAGCACAGACAGGATCGCAGGGAGAGGCCGTATTAA
- the FUS gene encoding RNA-binding protein FUS isoform X3, producing MASNDYTQQATQSYGAYPTQPGQGYSQQSSQPYGQQSYSGYSQSTDTSGYGQSSYSSYGQSQSSYGTQSAPQGYGSTGGYGSSQSSQSSYGQQSSYPGYGQQPTPSSTSGSYGSSSQTSSYGQPPSGGYGQQPSYGGQQQSYGQQQSYNPPQGYGQQNQYNSSSSGSGGGGSYGQDQSSMSGGGSGGGGGGGGGGSGGGGGYGNQDQSGGGGGGYGQQDRGGRGRGGSSGGGGGGGGYNRSSGGYEPRGRGGGRGGRGGMGGSDRGGFNKFGGPRDQGSRHDSEQDNSDNNTIFVQGLGENVTIESVADYFKQIGIIKTNKKTGQPMINLYTDRETGKLKGEATVSFDDPPSAKAAIDWFDGKEFSGNPIKVSFATRRADFNRGGGNGRGGRGRGGPMGRGGYGGGGSGGGGRGGFPSGGGGGGGQQRAGDWKCPNPTCENMNFSWRNECNQCKAPKPDGPGGGPGGSHMGGNYGDDRRGGRGGYDRGGYRGRGGDRGGFRGGRGGGDRGGFGPGKMDSRGEHRQDRRERPY from the exons ATGGCCTCAAACG attatACCCAACAAGCAACCCAAAG CTATGGGGCCTACCccacccagcctgggcagggcTATTCCCAGCAGAGCAGTCAGCCCTACGGACAGCAGAGTTACAGCGGTTACAGTCAGTCCACGGACACTTCAGGCTATGGCCAGAGCAGCTATTCTTCTTACGGCCAGAGCCAGAGCA GCTATGGAACTCAGTCAGCTCCCCAGGGATATGGCTCGACTGGCGGCTATGGCAGTAGCCAGAGCTCCCAATCTTCTTATGGGCAGCAGTCCTCCTACCCTGGCTATGGCCAGCAGCCAACTCCCAGCAGCACCTCGGGAAG tTACGGTAGCAGTTCTCAGACCAGCAGCTATGGGCAGCCCCCGAGTGGGGGCTACGGCCAGCAGCCTAGCTATGGTGGACAGCAGCAAAGCTATGGACAGCAGCAAAGCTATAATCCCCCTCAGGGCTATGGACAGCAGAACCAgtacaacagcagcagcagtggtagtggaggtggag GTAGCTATGGCCAAGATCAATCCTCCAtgagtggtggtggtagtggcggcggcggcggcggtggtggcggcggcagtggtggtggtggtggttacgGCAATCAAGACCAGAGTGGTGGAGGCGGCGGTGGCTACGGACAGCAGGACCGTGGAGGCCGTGGCAGGGGTGGCAGCAGTGGTGGCGGCGGCGGTGGTGGTGGTTACAACCGCAGCAGTGGTGGCTATGAACCCAGAGGTCGTGGAGGTGGccgtggaggcagaggtggcatgGG CGGAAGTGACCGTGGTGGCTTCAATAAATTTGGTG GCCCTCGGGACCAAGGATCACGTCATGACTCCG AACAGGATAATTCAGACAACAACACCATCTTTGTGCAAGGCCTGGGTGAGAATGTTACAATTGAGTCTGTGGCTGATTACTTCAAGCAGATTGGTATTATTAAG ACAAACAAGAAAACGGGACAGCCCATGATTAATTTGTACACAGACAGGGAGACTGGCAAGCTGAAGGGAGAGGCAACGGTCTCTTTTGATGACCCACCTTCCGCTAAAGCAGCTATTGACTGGTTTGATG GTAAAGAATTCTCCGGAAATCCTATCAAGGTCTCATTTGCTACTCGCCGGGCAGACTTTAATCGGGGTGGTGGCAATGGTCGTGGAGGCCGAGGGCGAGGAG GACCCATGGGCCGTGGAGGCTAtggaggtggtggcagtggtggtggtggccggGGAGGATTTCCCAGTGGAGGTGGTGGCGGTGGAGGACAGCAGCGAGCTGGTGACTGGAAGTGTCCTAATCC CACCTGTGAGAATATGAACTTCTCTTGGAGGAATGAATGCAACCAGTGTAAGGCCCCTAAACCAGATGGCCCAGGAGGGGGACCAGGTGGCTCTCACATGG GGGGAAACTACGGGGATGATCGTCGTGGTGGCAGAGGAGGCTATGATCGAGGCGGCTACCGGGGCCGCGGAGGGGACCGTGGAGGCTTCCGAGGGGGCCGGGGTGGTGGGGACAGAGGCGGCTTTGGCCCTGGCAAGATGGATTCCAG gggtgAGCACAGACAGGATCGCAGGGAGAGGCCGTATTAA
- the FUS gene encoding RNA-binding protein FUS isoform X1 — MASNDYTQQATQSYGAYPTQPGQGYSQQSSQPYGQQSYSGYSQSTDTSGYGQSSYSSYGQSQSSESFSAGYGTQSAPQGYGSTGGYGSSQSSQSSYGQQSSYPGYGQQPTPSSTSGSYGSSSQTSSYGQPPSGGYGQQPSYGGQQQSYGQQQSYNPPQGYGQQNQYNSSSSGSGGGGSYGQDQSSMSGGGSGGGGGGGGGGSGGGGGYGNQDQSGGGGGGYGQQDRGGRGRGGSSGGGGGGGGYNRSSGGYEPRGRGGGRGGRGGMGGSDRGGFNKFGGPRDQGSRHDSEQDNSDNNTIFVQGLGENVTIESVADYFKQIGIIKTNKKTGQPMINLYTDRETGKLKGEATVSFDDPPSAKAAIDWFDGKEFSGNPIKVSFATRRADFNRGGGNGRGGRGRGGPMGRGGYGGGGSGGGGRGGFPSGGGGGGGQQRAGDWKCPNPTCENMNFSWRNECNQCKAPKPDGPGGGPGGSHMGGNYGDDRRGGRGGYDRGGYRGRGGDRGGFRGGRGGGDRGGFGPGKMDSRGEHRQDRRERPY; from the exons ATGGCCTCAAACG attatACCCAACAAGCAACCCAAAG CTATGGGGCCTACCccacccagcctgggcagggcTATTCCCAGCAGAGCAGTCAGCCCTACGGACAGCAGAGTTACAGCGGTTACAGTCAGTCCACGGACACTTCAGGCTATGGCCAGAGCAGCTATTCTTCTTACGGCCAGAGCCAGAGCAGTGAGTCTTTCTCAGCAG GCTATGGAACTCAGTCAGCTCCCCAGGGATATGGCTCGACTGGCGGCTATGGCAGTAGCCAGAGCTCCCAATCTTCTTATGGGCAGCAGTCCTCCTACCCTGGCTATGGCCAGCAGCCAACTCCCAGCAGCACCTCGGGAAG tTACGGTAGCAGTTCTCAGACCAGCAGCTATGGGCAGCCCCCGAGTGGGGGCTACGGCCAGCAGCCTAGCTATGGTGGACAGCAGCAAAGCTATGGACAGCAGCAAAGCTATAATCCCCCTCAGGGCTATGGACAGCAGAACCAgtacaacagcagcagcagtggtagtggaggtggag GTAGCTATGGCCAAGATCAATCCTCCAtgagtggtggtggtagtggcggcggcggcggcggtggtggcggcggcagtggtggtggtggtggttacgGCAATCAAGACCAGAGTGGTGGAGGCGGCGGTGGCTACGGACAGCAGGACCGTGGAGGCCGTGGCAGGGGTGGCAGCAGTGGTGGCGGCGGCGGTGGTGGTGGTTACAACCGCAGCAGTGGTGGCTATGAACCCAGAGGTCGTGGAGGTGGccgtggaggcagaggtggcatgGG CGGAAGTGACCGTGGTGGCTTCAATAAATTTGGTG GCCCTCGGGACCAAGGATCACGTCATGACTCCG AACAGGATAATTCAGACAACAACACCATCTTTGTGCAAGGCCTGGGTGAGAATGTTACAATTGAGTCTGTGGCTGATTACTTCAAGCAGATTGGTATTATTAAG ACAAACAAGAAAACGGGACAGCCCATGATTAATTTGTACACAGACAGGGAGACTGGCAAGCTGAAGGGAGAGGCAACGGTCTCTTTTGATGACCCACCTTCCGCTAAAGCAGCTATTGACTGGTTTGATG GTAAAGAATTCTCCGGAAATCCTATCAAGGTCTCATTTGCTACTCGCCGGGCAGACTTTAATCGGGGTGGTGGCAATGGTCGTGGAGGCCGAGGGCGAGGAG GACCCATGGGCCGTGGAGGCTAtggaggtggtggcagtggtggtggtggccggGGAGGATTTCCCAGTGGAGGTGGTGGCGGTGGAGGACAGCAGCGAGCTGGTGACTGGAAGTGTCCTAATCC CACCTGTGAGAATATGAACTTCTCTTGGAGGAATGAATGCAACCAGTGTAAGGCCCCTAAACCAGATGGCCCAGGAGGGGGACCAGGTGGCTCTCACATGG GGGGAAACTACGGGGATGATCGTCGTGGTGGCAGAGGAGGCTATGATCGAGGCGGCTACCGGGGCCGCGGAGGGGACCGTGGAGGCTTCCGAGGGGGCCGGGGTGGTGGGGACAGAGGCGGCTTTGGCCCTGGCAAGATGGATTCCAG gggtgAGCACAGACAGGATCGCAGGGAGAGGCCGTATTAA